The Effusibacillus lacus genome includes the window GGATAGTCGGAGTGGATATAGATACGCATGGGTTGGACAAGGCGTTGACTATGGGGATTATCGATGAAGCGGCAGATTCGTTGGAAAATGCCGTTCTCATGGCGGATCTGGTAGTACTGGCGGTACCTGTTCAGCAGACCATTCGCCAATTGGAACTGTTGGCAGGCCTTCCTTTAAAAAGAGGCTGTATCATTACGGACGTATCAAGCACGAAGAAAGAGATTTGCGGCTTTGCCAACAAGTGTTTACCGAAAGATACGGTATTTGTCGGCGGGCACCCGATGGCTGGTTCCGAAAAAACCGGAATCACGGCCGCCAGCCCCCGTTTATTCGAAAATGCGGTCTATATTTTGACACCCGGCACGTCATCCGACACGATTGCTGTTGACAAGCTGCGGCAAACTTTTGAACAAATCAGGGCGCAAGTCCTGGTAATGGATCCGGCACAGCATGACCAAGTGGTAGCGGCGATCAGTCACATTCCCCACGTCGTTGCCGCATTGCTTGTAGATCAGGTGGCTGATTTGGGTCAGAACAACCCGCTATACAGCCGGCTGGCAGCAGGCGGTTTCCGGGATGTAACCCGCATTGCTTCCGGCAGCCCGGTCATGTGGCGGGATATTCTGCTGAC containing:
- a CDS encoding prephenate dehydrogenase, with translation MIHFNKIVIVGCGLIGGSLAMAFRSHGMVNRIVGVDIDTHGLDKALTMGIIDEAADSLENAVLMADLVVLAVPVQQTIRQLELLAGLPLKRGCIITDVSSTKKEICGFANKCLPKDTVFVGGHPMAGSEKTGITAASPRLFENAVYILTPGTSSDTIAVDKLRQTFEQIRAQVLVMDPAQHDQVVAAISHIPHVVAALLVDQVADLGQNNPLYSRLAAGGFRDVTRIASGSPVMWRDILLTNREPILQLLRDWVRRTKEVANWLEEANPQDIETFFTRTREWRDSLPAKAKGAARIYYEMTIDVEDKPGIIGKVATILGEHGINLRNIGILENREEVNGQLLLSFSSYQDQAEAMHLLLGHGYKVHVRE